One stretch of Tenacibaculum sp. MAR_2010_89 DNA includes these proteins:
- a CDS encoding type IX secretion system membrane protein PorP/SprF — MKKILLTISIIICSVRLVAQEVELPQYVSHLADNPFLISPTYAGIGSGLQIRLNGVSQWIGVEGSPDTQSVTVEARLADRFGGGLTIFNDRNGFTTQQGAKLSLASHLTLSDFHDSFLSFALSYSYIQFGIDTSQNNTSQSLANRSVGNSNFDVGMLYRYERFSISANVSNLLDKKVRDFNSSEPKVLRKYTMYSSFTFDKISRNFELEPSLLVEYREFDKRSRTDLNIKARKGIRDGYVWAGLSYTFLNDQFFVPNAIAPLFGLKKSNFYASYGFSINMNKTQDFNYGTHMITIGFDYERRPSLARCTQKMMIF; from the coding sequence ATGAAAAAGATTTTATTAACGATAAGTATTATAATCTGTAGCGTAAGATTAGTAGCGCAGGAAGTTGAGTTACCTCAATATGTAAGTCACTTAGCAGATAACCCATTCCTAATATCACCAACATATGCTGGTATTGGGTCTGGATTACAAATTAGACTGAATGGAGTTAGTCAATGGATTGGTGTTGAAGGCTCTCCTGATACCCAATCTGTAACAGTTGAGGCGAGATTAGCTGATAGATTTGGAGGTGGATTAACTATTTTTAATGATAGAAATGGTTTTACAACGCAGCAAGGAGCTAAATTATCTTTAGCAAGTCATTTAACATTAAGTGATTTTCATGATAGTTTTTTATCTTTTGCATTGAGTTATAGTTATATCCAGTTTGGTATTGATACCTCTCAAAATAATACCTCACAATCTTTAGCAAATAGATCTGTAGGTAATTCAAATTTTGATGTTGGAATGTTATACCGTTATGAACGCTTTAGCATAAGTGCTAATGTTTCAAATTTATTAGATAAAAAAGTTAGAGATTTTAATTCAAGTGAACCAAAAGTATTAAGAAAATACACGATGTATTCATCGTTTACTTTTGATAAAATAAGTAGAAATTTTGAGCTAGAACCATCTCTTTTAGTTGAGTATCGTGAATTTGATAAACGTTCAAGAACTGATTTAAATATTAAAGCAAGAAAAGGAATTAGAGACGGATATGTTTGGGCAGGATTGAGTTATACTTTTTTAAATGATCAATTTTTTGTACCAAATGCAATAGCACCATTATTTGGATTAAAAAAGAGTAATTTTTATGCCTCTTATGGTTTTAGTATTAATATGAATAAAACACAAGACTTTAACTATGGTACACATATGATTACAATTGGATTTGATTATGAAAGAAGACCTAGTTTAGCTCGTTGTACTCAAAAAATGATGATTTTTTAA